In Streptomyces chartreusis, the following proteins share a genomic window:
- a CDS encoding acyl-CoA dehydrogenase family protein: MNHRLSPELEELRRTVEAFAHDVVAPKIGDFYERHEFPYEIVREMGRMGLFGLPFPEEHGGMGGDYLALGIALEELARVDSSVAITLEAGVSLGAMPIHLFGTEEQKREWLPRLCAGEILGAFGLTEPDGGSDAGATRTTARLDESTGEWVINGTKCFITNSGTDITGLVTVTAVTGRKPDGKPLISSIIVPSGTPGFTVAAPYSKVGWNASDTRELSFQDVRVPAANLLGEEGRGYAQFLRILDEGRIAIAALGTGLAQGCVDESVKYAKERHAFGRPIGANQAIQFKIADMEMKAHTARLAWRDAASRLVSGEPFKKEAALAKLHSSTVAVDNARDATQIHGGYGFMNEYPVARMWRDSKILEIGEGTSEVQRMLIARELGLVG, encoded by the coding sequence ATGAACCACCGTCTCTCCCCCGAACTGGAGGAACTCCGCCGTACGGTGGAGGCGTTCGCCCACGACGTCGTGGCGCCGAAGATCGGCGACTTCTACGAGCGTCATGAGTTCCCGTACGAGATCGTCCGGGAGATGGGCCGCATGGGCCTGTTCGGACTGCCGTTCCCCGAGGAGCACGGCGGCATGGGCGGCGACTATCTGGCGCTGGGCATCGCGCTGGAGGAGCTGGCCCGGGTGGACTCCTCGGTCGCCATCACGCTGGAGGCGGGCGTCTCGCTGGGCGCCATGCCGATCCATCTCTTCGGCACGGAGGAGCAGAAGCGCGAGTGGCTTCCCCGCCTGTGCGCGGGCGAGATCCTCGGCGCCTTCGGCCTCACCGAGCCCGACGGCGGCTCCGACGCGGGCGCGACGCGCACCACGGCCCGCCTCGACGAGTCGACGGGCGAGTGGGTGATCAACGGCACCAAGTGCTTCATCACCAACTCCGGTACGGACATCACGGGCCTGGTCACGGTCACGGCGGTGACCGGCCGCAAGCCCGACGGCAAGCCGCTGATCTCGTCGATCATCGTCCCGTCCGGCACCCCGGGCTTCACGGTCGCCGCCCCCTACTCCAAGGTCGGCTGGAACGCCTCGGACACCCGTGAGCTGTCCTTCCAGGACGTCCGCGTCCCGGCGGCGAACCTGCTGGGCGAGGAGGGCCGTGGGTACGCCCAGTTCCTGCGCATCCTGGACGAGGGCCGGATCGCCATCGCGGCGCTCGGCACCGGCCTGGCGCAGGGCTGTGTGGACGAGTCGGTCAAGTACGCCAAGGAACGGCACGCCTTCGGCCGCCCGATCGGCGCCAACCAGGCCATCCAGTTCAAGATCGCCGACATGGAGATGAAGGCCCACACGGCCCGCCTCGCCTGGCGCGACGCGGCCAGCCGCCTCGTCTCGGGCGAGCCCTTCAAGAAGGAGGCGGCCCTCGCGAAGCTCCACTCGTCGACGGTCGCGGTGGACAACGCCCGCGACGCCACCCAGATCCACGGCGGCTACGGCTTCATGAACGAGTACCCGGTCGCCCGCATGTGGCGCGACTCCAAGATCCTGGAGATCGGCGAGGGCACGAGCGAGGTACAGCGCATGCTGATCGCCCGCGAACTGGGACTGGTGGGCTGA